The genomic interval CTGATGCCTGATTGAATCATACGCACTATGGCAAGGTCATCTATGAGCTCCAACTCGACTCCAGTTTTGTAAAGCATTGCATCGAATGATAAACTAGGAGCGGTTACATAGAAAGCAGGATCTAATTGATAATGAAATTTGCAAGTTTTTCtaaacttttcaaaaatatcaGTTAACAAGAGAACGTCTGTTTTCAAATACAATTTAGTGTATTGAcccagatttttgatgttaaaTTGTGACCAAACTGATTGAGCATGTTCATAATCTTCATCAGTAATATGCTCATTTGTAAGGGAGCtgtaaaactcttttttttctGGTAAACATCGCTCTTTAAACCGATCCCAGTTATCCATGTATTCGTAGGGATATATACCTTTGcgagtaagtaaattaaattgggTAGGTATTGGAAAATGCGTGCGTAAATGATCAAACTCttcttttttaatagtttttgctaatttatctAAGCTAGTGCCAAGAAATTTTAATGAATCTACGAAGCGCAATTGCATAAATTCTTGATCAGAAATCGGAACAAATTTCGTAAATGACACATAATTTTCTTTAGTTTTAGGTATAATCTTAATATTTCCAGGCATTTCACCTAATTGTTTTATGAACAAATGACAGTCATAACCTGCCAAGTTGTGGAAAAATACAGGAATAAACTTAGgtattttgtattgtaaattACAATATCTGTGGGCTGCACCACGATATAATCCTGTTATGTGGCAGTGATCGCGcactttgtctgaaaataaaaagttatcacATATATGACAGCGAGTGGCTTGCAAAAATTCGGATGCATCTTTTTCGGTAAAAATCATAGGCAAATTTTTAGATAAGATTGCATGAATGTCACGAACATCACGGTAAAGAGATTATATAAATTTTGAAACACAGTCAGAACCGAGATATGATACATACCGATTATAGCTAGTGTTTACAGTACAGACTATATTGTACGCAAACGCTGAGGGTATATGGTGCTGCAGCGTTTTTGTATTTTGCGTATCAGATTTGTCTTTGTGCACTTCTAAAATTGTCTCAAAATCTGCATAAATGACGAATGGAACATTTTGTTTACggtcataattattaaattttatgacgGTCCCCTTTTCAGGTAATACAGTGACGATCCCGCTACATAAATGATTTTCTAGTTCATCAAAAGTAGTAAAAAACACTAAGCATGTATCACAGAAATAAATTTTACCATGATGAGCTGTTATTTGATTTCTGACAAGCCGCGACAAGTCCTTGATAAGACAATAATGTGACGTCGCGTCATTTTCTAACATTAGCAAAtgaatagtttttttgtttttggtattttcaGATTTATATACGGGGCCAATAATGGTTTTAGAATTTTTTAGACCATAAatgataaaacttaacttaggaTTGTTTTTCTCAAAAATCCTAATATCTGAGAATGTGACGGGATAAGATATCCCATTGATATTTAGAACATCTTTAAAATTGGGATAAGACGAGACTCGTTCAGGATGATTTCGAGCAGGGTAAAGAGCTGCTGTTACGCTCCATAAAAAGCAACACTGGtctttattttgaatatttatacatgctttcttattttgaataaatttaggtaattttaaataagatgacCCACCTAATGGTTGGTActtattgacatttatttctaaatgtgAATTACTTAAAAAAGCCCAACCACTATCGCTTTCCTCAAACTCttccattttctttttcaatatactcactagtttagaaaataaactatCAAAATCATAGTTGTGGTAAAGTATAAAATTCTTTGTAACAAAAGATTTCATTTCCtgcatattatttttgaataacaggaaaatgctaaataattcaaaattcacTTTGATGCAAGTATGTACTCTTAAAGCATCAtctaaaagtgattttattttgttatgaatagaattaaagaaaatatctataGAAGTTTGGTCAAGTTCACTTGCAACTAATCGGTAAGAAATGATTCGAGAGCGAAATGCAGAACCTACGATTTCCACACCATCACTGTGTGGTTGGGTGGAGTTCTTTTGTTTGTGCAAGCGACTCCGCAAGTGTCCTACCCAAGAGGTTGAACCTATGGACACGTTACAAATAGTACAGAAAGGCATTTTAGAACCAAGAATtagttaataaacaataaagtctctatacctacctactagaaataatgttgaataattcgaatgtaaaaaataatattaaaactgtgtaataagtatgtttatttacaagtaaaaattatttaatgtttattttattactgtaatAAGTCGGTTCGCACTCTTCAAAAATTACGTAAGCGCTACTTATAAACCTTTGTAGAGCCTCCCACTCCTGGGATTGTTCACCGCATTGGAGTTTTACCGCTGCAAGCGCTTTCTTGTAACGCTCCTCGGGTGGAACGTTCTTAACATCGTCGGTGTTGTAGACTTTCAAATCTATGTAGAACTCGCCGCTGGTGACTGCAGTCCGACGACACTGGCCCGAAGACACCCGCGATGTAAAGCTCGATGCGATGCTACGAGTTGTCTCCTTCGCACTTGCCCGCTCGTCCTTATTAATGATTGAAAACAAACTCTTCGTTTTCTTTGGTCTGTGAACAATAgacatttatttaagtaatgattattttattcaatagaatatattttttgttagttttatttatttaaaggttttattgcacacacacaaacacataaGAATGCTCTGTACAAAAAAGTTGTCAAAAGATCAGCTGTTGTACTTTAATCaattaggtactattttactttaattcgcttagatttttatgtaagtactcgtaaaaactcattgtaaattaaaaattttccttttagggaatattaaaattaagtgcTTGTAGAATAATTATGAGGGAGTTTGgtaatattattactaaaatcttactattactaatattattaatgcaaagtttgtgtggatgtctggctgtgaggatgtttgttactctttcatgcaaaaccactgaacagattttgatgaaactttacagtattattgtttataacccagaataacataatataggctataatttatggcgatctgtgatatactaaattttacgcgggtgaagccgcagccAAAAGCTAGTTAGATTATAAAGGTGGAAATTTACCTAGTTAGGGCTTCAACGTTCGCAACGGAATGGGCGGCAGGCTTTCGCTTCCTCGGCTTAGGCGCAGGCGTAGAAGCGGTTGAGGTCGACGCGCTGGTTTTGGACTTGCTCTTGCTCGAGCGCGGTGGTGGCACCACCTCTAATGGGGCCACGTCTTCAATGCTGGATGCGTACTCAGAATCCgacctataaaatattaatcatcattAGTCTATCTTCCTAATAATCATGACCACTGTCTAATTACGGTAATGACACATTTAAGTACACTACCAAATACAAAGATACATACTATGCTAGCTAGATATATTGATGgttgcgggattcgaacccgcgaccaATTAGCTTAACAAAACACATCGCGGTTCTCTACACAAATACTAAAGTAAAGAAAACATGTAAAGAAATACTCAGTAAAGAAAACATTACTTGAAAATTATTTGTCAGAACAaactaagtataaaataaatgtataacagTACTTACTCACATTTTGCACAATCGGGAGCTTGTTTCTTGCTATTCACAAAGAATCtcacaaagtaattaattttttgcggtgaaattctgtatttatgtgatcaataataaattgtcaGCAAAAATTAAGCTAATTAGTTAAAactaaagtaacaataaaatgatATACAAATTTGGACCGTATTTTTATGTTCGATAagcacagaaaaaaaaatcactagcaagtaggtattaccttttgaattaaaatattaccCATACTTTGATGTTACGTTTAAAGGAAATATGATTGTGTTACACTATGTTGCAGTAAAAGTGAAATCAGAATCTAAAGTATGTAGGTTAATTTCTTAAATGGCTAGTCAAATACTAATTATGTAGTATTCCAAGTACCGAATTTCCATCATTCTATTTGTAAAGAGTTAAATTGTAATAAGCTACATTGATTTGAGTCTGCTTCCAACAGAAAACTAATAAACCAACTAATTTTACTCACgattttattcgattttatttttCCTCACAATGTTTACATCTTTTTTACAATGCATTGtcatttagaaaaaaattgacTTACTTTATAAAGGTAGATTTAACGGTAGAAGCATTATGTATCAGTCACCATTGAGTCACAtagaaagataaaaataattattagtttCAACTTGCAATGCAACACgaagtaaacaataaaaatctaaagttACATGTCGTGCACACACATTCAAAGCATTTAATGCTGAATCTGCAAGTAAGCTGTGTGAGACCAGGAGCTGAGATGTTTAAATCGATGTTTTATTGAACAtttgaataaaatgtattttattttcagattggttaaatattgatatacattttcattaaatatgaaataaatgatttaaaagattattttatttttgcaatattagaaagagtaagtacttatagtagtatagtagtaaatgtacaataaataaatgtctaatagtcataaatgtacaataatgcaaaatgtcaaaaattcgaaacaaaactttaaaaccattttaaaatgaaCAGGTTTACagataaatatataaaactctTACTCTTGGACTATAAATTGCAGCTCGTACATTCCCACGATCCACGCGATGCAACGTACAGTGTGACATTAGATTTCATCGAGTGCAAGTTCGTCATgtacgtaataattaaaaagtataagTGCACATTTTAAAAACTCTGTGAAACCAGTGCAGTATTTCCTAAAATGTAAGtgtaattatatatttcatatACTTTTAAGTTTATAGGATAACTTTCGGATCATGATTTTCGTTTAACTTGCGAGAGAGATTACTATTTTTTTGATACCTCTTTAAGATCATCACTCGCTTGCTGTTCCCAAGCTATCTGGGGTCAGTgcagtattttttcttttctatacgtggttaaattatgaataaataaaccattttttcattgatttataaagaaaactttctTCGCTTTGATTATAGTGttactcaaaatatttaatatatatcacaaataaaaatctttaaatactAAAATCAATAGATAATTGTTTGCTAATAtttattacagattttattGACGATTAAAAAAAGTTCTCTTTATTTCAGGAGTACCTACTGCTCAGCAAGACAATTAAATATCTACAATAATAAGCAGAAAACGTCGTTATAGATCTTGGTTAAAACAGgtaacctttttatttattaataacgttGCAATATTGTTAGAAGTTTCGGTTCTGTATTTAAACTgttcacaatttatttaaagcattatttattttttcagatcCCCAGTGAcatgatttaattaataaactaattaaatcGTGGATAAGAAACTTCGACGAGAAGAAGAATTGATTTATATCATCAATAATCGTAGTAAAAAAggtcttaatttatttcaatttataataaattatggttgtggttgttttatttgaataaaaaatctcaAGGTATGGTGTTACATAAAGGTGATGGTATGGTTGTGCTAAAAACGGTAAAGGTAAAAGGGTAAGTAATGGTAAACGGTAATAAAAGGTAATAGTAATCAGGTACCTAAGAAAGAACATTCAGAGATAGAATCTTGACATAGCTCTTCAGCTGTGTATGTTAGGTAGGAGGACATTcagtgagagaatcttaccatgggtcttgagctgaatgtgttaggcagAACAAACGGTaagagaatcttaccatgggtctctgaagatacttacctcgggtcttcaaccgtttgtgttaggaaggacattcagtaagataatcttaccatgggtattaagctgaatgtgttaggcgatacattcaacaaaggaatcttaccatgggtcctgagttgtctgtgtcatattaggcaggacgttcggtgagagaatcttaccacgggtctctctgaagatacttacctcgggtcttcagccgtttgtgttaggaaggacattcagtaagataatcttaccatgggtattaagctgaatgtgttaggcgatacattcaacaaaggaatcttaccatgggtcctgagttgtctgtgtcatattaggcagaacgttcggtgagagaatcttaccacgggtctctctgaagatacttacctcgggtcttcagccgtttgtgttaggaaggacattcagtaagataatcttaccatgggtattaagctgaatgtgttaggcgatacattcaacaaaggaatcttaccatgggtcctgagttgtctgtgtcatattaggcaggacgttcggtgagagaatcttaccacgggtctctctgaagatacttacctcgggtcttcagccgtttgtgttaggaaggactttcagtaagataatcttaccatgggtattaagctgaatgtgttaggcgatacattcaacaaaggaatcttaccatgggtcctgagttgtctgtgtcatattaggcagaacgttcggtgagagaatcttaccacgggtctctctgaagatacttacctcgggtcttcagccgtttgtgttaggaaggacattcagtaagataatcttaccatgggtattaagctgaatgtgttaggcgatacattcaacaaaggaatcttaccatgggtcctgagttgtctgtgtcatattaggcagaacgttcggtgagagaatcttaccacgggtctctctgaagatacttacctcgggtcttcagccgtttgtgttaggaaggacattcagtaagataatcttaccatgggtattaagctgaatgtgttaggcgatacattcaacaaaggaatcttaccatgggtcctgagttgtctgtgtcatattaggcagaacgttcggtgagagaatcttaccacgggtctctctgaagatacttacctcgggtcttcagccgtttgtgttaggaaggacattcagtaagataatcttaccatgggtattaagctgaatgtgttaggcgatacattcagcaaaggaatcttaccatgggtcctgagttgtctgtatcatattaggcagaacgttcggtgagagaatcttaccacgggtctctctgaagttacttaccacggGGCTTCAACCGAATGTTTTGATCAAGATACTTATTTAAATGTATTCAACACTCCGTTCgtagtgtattattgggcattctgtcAAACCAGAGTGAGCGCAGCGAACGGTCGGAAGCGAAGCGGACGACTGGGGgacagaatgcccaataatacactacttaccgcatattttgaaattcgccactactcgcaacggaatcaagtaagtaatttgatttaatacgtcataaattgtaaaccgctacgtttgtacggcggaaccctcggtgtgcgagcccgactcgcacttggccggtttttgtatggagtttgacagatttttgacatttgttacagttgaaataagatggtgcaacccaccctaagaaGAGACAAGTCAAGAGAATGGATGGCAATAAAAACAGCACCTCAAAAACAGAGTTAGCAACTACACACTACATAACTCTACTTATATGATAGAATTTTTTAAACCTTTCGTCTATCATGTCTATTCTAGAAATAGtcttgatttaaataatttggcTGTACTGTAGCATTCTTCtttttttcgtgtcgacaacaaacctacacagtgtcagctcaaaactccgccacaagagtggcgttgtcagcagcactgtAGCATTAATAGGTGCCAAGGGATCTATGATGCTTAAAGTGGTGCTACAAGGTCGAATATTGTTAACTTTTGTATAAATAACGTAATTTTGGCTTAAGTGGTCTCAAAAGCGCGTCTGAAACGACCGCAAACCAAAACTTATATTCATTTAAGTACTTAAAatgctaaaattataattttgtgtCGGATCTAGTTTTAATGTAGTGTCTTTACGTTGGTAATGAGGTCTGTTTGGTGTTCGTTTAAAATGCTTTAAATGTTTAACAGAAGGATACAACCCTTGTGGCTAGAGTGAGCAAACATTTTcttgtttaataaaaatttatagaTCTTGACAATGACTCAAGGTGGATCTACACAACAACGAAATCTTTTGAAAAACAAGTAAATTTTTACATCATTTGATTGGACGGTAcatagaaaatattttcaattcgaTAGCTTTAATGCTACACTCTTTTAGCAAGAATTTCTAAAGCAAAATATTATAAGCTCTTCCAGCTAACGTCTCCTCATCTCAAGTCTTACATCCATTTTGTTTTGCTCTCAAGAATTAAAGATGCTAATGAAGAGACCCTTTAATCCGGTCCCTGGGGTTCCGTGAAGTAGTTAAGAACTTGAGGATTTACCCTTGAGTCGCTGTCTGTAGTATTTTGTCATTAGAATAAGCCGTTAAGGTAAGCCAataaggcaattaattattttgtatctacGATTTCGAATTTAAGAAGAGAAGCCTTGAAGAGATCTTGTTCTATACAGATattgtatactaatattataaagccgaagagtttgttttattgaacgcgctaatctcaggaactacttaCTGGtccgattaaaaaaaatatttttatgttggatagcccatttatcgatcAAGGCGTTGAGCTatatgggtgaatatcccaagcacgttttttacgcggcggagctgagaatcgatgggagaaatgtaccTAGAgcaatgattttttttctgtatatagtttaaacagcgttttacacgatagcaaatcttcaggacaataggtagttattttatgtgctgaaaaatttttcaaacacccaaaatctaatagcggtggcgtgtCCTCCTGACTccatttctactcataaattgtgttattccttctttctcggggattctagtaatttaagaataatatagtcataaaatacattaaactaataataaaataagtaatacaTTTAGATGCCACTTTTATCAAAAAAGATTTTGTAAAGCTTACGTTTTTATTTTCCAcgtcattatttttaaaggttatTCTTAAATCTTCTTTGAGTTGGCTTTGTCTGTTGTAGAATGAGACGTTAAAAGTTGGGAGATTTTATAGCAATAATTTTACGGAAGTAAGATTGTTAAGCTGTAaataaaaacgtgtttttatgGTCCTAATGAAACTCAGAAACTCATAAAGGGTCTTGTTACGTAATACAGTGTTCATTTTTGctttctttaaaataattttggtattatgtaggtaagacTTGTTATTTCAGCAGTAGAGGCCAAATTAATGTAGTTTGGTATTTATAACCAAAATAAAGGCAGTTATTGATACACCCATATGTGATGATAGCGAAACTGCCAACCCGCATATTTTGACTAAGGTGTTTGTGAAATTAGGGCGAGTAGAGTGAGAAGCTTCTTTAtggctctacatgagatttGATAACTTTTTTACAGTGCGAAcaatacaggatgttaggtaaatgggtatatgagccgacactagccattcatacaaaataaatacctattataaaatctgatttgtatgaaaattataatttatttatttatttatttatttatttatttatattaggaagaccagggtttacataattgattattttacagttaataacacttgataaccACTTATAGGTCCCCACAGATAGAATTGTGGTGgatatttaaagaaattataaaaacagATAAAATTTATACGATACACGATACACCTAATGTTGTAACAAAGAGATAGCAATTTTACCATATTAGAGTTCCCGTTAcctcatatttataataaacaacatgataaaaaaaaaaaaaacttacatgaTAGGCTTGAAAAAACGCTCGCTCAGCAGCCGCCTAAGCGCTGGTATGC from Ostrinia nubilalis chromosome 4, ilOstNubi1.1, whole genome shotgun sequence carries:
- the LOC135088509 gene encoding uncharacterized protein LOC135088509 encodes the protein MSDSEYASSIEDVAPLEVVPPPRSSKSKSKTSASTSTASTPAPKPRKRKPAAHSVANVEALTRPKKTKSLFSIINKDERASAKETTRSIASSFTSRVSSGQCRRTAVTSGEFYIDLKVYNTDDVKNVPPEERYKKALAAVKLQCGEQSQEWEALQRFISSAYVIFEECEPTYYSNKINIK